From a single Lacerta agilis isolate rLacAgi1 chromosome 3, rLacAgi1.pri, whole genome shotgun sequence genomic region:
- the CHRM3 gene encoding muscarinic acetylcholine receptor M3 gives MVPSSNSTISSLVSVSAVWIQDSQTTGLPSDASSFTSSHDLSQTNESFSFTTMEMTNGSQVPDDPLGGHTVWQVVLIALLTGFLALVTIIGNILVIVAFKVNKQLKTVNNYFLLSLACADLIIGIISMNLFTTYIIMGRWALGNLACDLWLSIDYVASNASVMNLLVISFDRYFSITRPLTYRAKRTTRRAGVMIGLAWVISFVLWAPAILFWQYFVGERTVGEGECYIQFLTEPIITFGTAIAAFYLPVTIMSILYWRIYKETEKRTKELAGLQASGSEAEAARFVNQTGSSRSCSSYELQQHNTKRSKRRKYGGCHFWVTSKSWKPSPDQVDQEHSSSDSWNNNDGNASLENSASSDEDDIASETRAIYSIVLKLPGHNTILNSTKQPSSEDLQGSEDELSKMDTESKDKKPKNLHPQKCLEDGNLQKSFPKLPVQPGSATHTGKATDGISTGHKAPAALPLSFKEATLAKKFALKTRSQISKRKRMSLIKEKKAAQTLSAILFAFIITWTPYNIMVLVNTFCNKCIPQTFWNLGYWLCYINSTVNPMCYALCNKTFRTTFKMLLLCQCDKRKRRKQQYQQRQSVIFHKRIPREAS, from the coding sequence ATGGTCCCATCTAGCAACAGTACAATCTCTTCCTTGGTTTCTGTGAGCGCTGTCTGGATTCAAGACTCCCAAACAACAGGCCTCCCAAGTGATGCATCCTCATTCACTAGCAGCCATGACCTCTCCCAAACAAACGAGAGCTTCTCTTTCACCACTATGGAAATGACCAATGGATCACAAGTTCCTGATGATCCTCTGGGTGGCCACACTGTTTGGCAAGTTGTCTTGATTGCTTTACTCACTGGCTTCTTGGCCCTTGTGACCATCATAGGAAACATCCTCGTGATTGTGGCGTTTAAAGTCAACAAACAGCTGAAAACTGTTAACAATTACTTCTTGCTGAGCCTTGCTTGTGCAGATTTGATCATTGGCATTATTTCTATGAACCTGTTCACTACATATATCATCATGGGCCGCTGGGCTTTGGGAAACCTGGCCTgtgacctgtggctctccatcgACTATGTAGCTAGCAACGCCTCAGTTATGAATCTGCTGGTCATAAGCTTTGACAGATACTTTTCCATCACTAGGCCACTTACCTACAGAGCAAAACGAACAACCAGAAGAGCTGGGGTGATGATTGGCTTGGCTTGGGTCATCTCCTTTGTCCTTTGGGCCCCTGCTATTCTGTTCTGGCAATATTTTGTTGGGGAGCGAACTGTTGGTGAAGGTGAATGTTACATCCAGTTCCTGACTGAGCCTATCATCACTTTTGGCACCGCAATAGCTGCCTTTTATTTGCCCGTCACCATTATGAGTATTTTGTACTGGAGGATATACAAGGAGACAGAGAAGCGTACCAAAGAGTTAGCAGGACTCCAGGCCTCTGGCAGCGAAGCTGAGGCAGCACGCTTTGTCAACCAGACAGGCAGCTCTAGAAGCTGCAGCAGCTATGAGCTGCAGCAGCATAATACAAAGCGCTCAAAGAGAAGGAAATATGGCGGCTGCCACTTCTGGGTGACATCCAAGAGCTGGAAGCCAAGCCCAGATCAGGTTGATCAGGAGCACAGCAGCAGTGACAGCTGGAACAACAACGATGGCAATGCATCTCTTGAGAACTCTGCTTCGTCGGACGAAGACGACATTGCCTCTGAGACCAGGGCTATCTATTCCATTGTACTGAAGCTTCCAGGACACAACACTATCCTAAACTCTACAAAGCAACCCTCATCAGAAGACCTACAGGGGTCAGAGGATGAATTGTCGAAGATGGACACAGAGTCAAAAGACAAGAAGCCTAAAAACCTTCATCCACAAAAGTGTTTAGAAGATGGAAATTTGCAGAAGAGCTTTCCTAAACTTCCTGTTCAACCAGGATCAGCAACACACACAGGAAAGGCTACTGATGGTATTTCAACAGGACATAAGGCACCTGCTGCCCTGCCTTTGTCATTCAAGGAAGCTACCCTGGCCAAGAAGTTTGCCTTGAAGACAAGAAGTCAGATCTCCAAGCGGAAACGAATGTCACTcatcaaagaaaagaaagctgcacAGACACTCAGTGCCATTTTGTTTGCCTTCATTATCACATGGACCCCATACAACATCATGGTCTTGGTGAACACCTTTTGTAATAAATGTATTCCCCAAACCTTTTGGAACCTGGGGTATTGGCTTTGCTACATCAATAGCACAGTGAACCCTATGTGCTATGCACTGTGTAACAAAACATTCAGAACCACTTTTAAGATGTTACTGCTATGTCAATGTGACAAACGTAAACGACGTAAGCAACAGTACCAGCAGAGACAGTCCGTCATTTTTCATAAGCGGATTCCGAGGGAAGCTTCATAA